CATCATGGAACACATATAGTATGTAGTCAAGAGGAGGAAAACTAGAAGTAGAGAAAAAACACAAAAGGTTAactatttattcaaaatattttgagtttttcttAGTTAGAGATGCTCTAACACTCTCTACGTAACCCACAAAATAACTTGGTACACTAAACTCGCTAATTAACATCATCTTGCTTGTCTCAACTTCAATCTTCATCTTCCTAAAACTACCTCCCTTGGGATCGTAGCGGAAAACATTAGCGTCAGTTCTAGAACAGTTAAGTCCAAAAATAATGTCACCCGTGTGATTAACAATACCTTTCACACGTAAATTAGGCTGAGGAAGATTATGGATAGACATCTCTTTAAAATCATGTTGTCCAGCTTCGAAAACGAACAAATCAACTAAAGGCACAGTGCTGACAGGTTGAACCACTGTTGCTACTTTACCATGgtagtttattaaaattctagAACCGTTGTCTTTATTAACCAAAGGACTAAGATGCTCAGAAACGCTAGCAAATATATCAAACATCTCAGACTTCAAACTGAATCTCATCAGACACATTCCAGTCTCCGTGTACGCAATGTAGTACACAAACCCATCAATACACAGACCGTTAGACTCAGGAGTATGAGGAATGCCACAATCTATCAGTCTCCATCGTTTAGCTCCCAATGTGAATACTCGAAAGTCGTTATACCACCGATCAGCTGTTGCTTGTCCTTCAAGATTCTTGTGTGACATGCATAATACTTTGTACTGATCATTGACAGGATCATACCCGAAAAAGCGCCTAGTTAGCCTTAGTTCCTTGGTTGTTTTAACAAGCCTAGGTAAAGTTATGGATTTACCAGTGCAAGGGTTACTAATGACACGTCCGGTGTTGATCAAA
This portion of the Raphanus sativus cultivar WK10039 unplaced genomic scaffold, ASM80110v3 Scaffold0641, whole genome shotgun sequence genome encodes:
- the LOC130502656 gene encoding putative F-box protein At1g26515 is translated as MLRRSLPLCKRRRRRRRNIVVPLDLVIEILNRLPGKSVARFMLVSKSWGKIICSKSFIRSFPFQSLTQPLSLLIAFQYLGPHQGHLDCCFFSSSSMSSSSISTSFLSRIGRPSLSHCLSWYPIYYVNGLINTGRVISNPCTGKSITLPRLVKTTKELRLTRRFFGYDPVNDQYKVLCMSHKNLEGQATADRWYNDFRVFTLGAKRWRLIDCGIPHTPESNGLCIDGFVYYIAYTETGMCLMRFSLKSEMFDIFASVSEHLSPLVNKDNGSRILINYHGKVATVVQPVSTVPLVDLFVFEAGQHDFKEMSIHNLPQPNLRVKGIVNHTGDIIFGLNCSRTDANVFRYDPKGVFLLLTTYYMCSMMYLSSA